Within the Dialister hominis genome, the region TGGTCCATTTCTCTTTTTCGTAGCCTACGCCGCCGGTGAGAAGGATGCGGCCGTAAGAGCGGTCCCAGTATCTCTTGGCGGATGTTTTTTCTGTGGTCTGCTTGCTTTTCGGGTCCTGCCATGTGAGGCCTGCGTGCCAGGTGAAGCCGTTGTCTTCCTGGCCTCTGATGCTGGCTTCGATGCCGTGGTTCTTGAAGTCTTCGTTGATGGCATACCAGCGTCCGGAGGTGCCGGAGTAGGAGATGTTGTCGTCGATTTTTTCGGTGAAGAGGGCGACTTTGTACTGGCGGTTGGTTTCTTCTTTCTTCCAGCCTGCTTCGTAGTGGAGGCCTTTCTGCGGTTTCAGGTCCGGGTTTCCGATGATGTTGCTGATGCCGCCTGCCTGCTCGCGGGAGTACATCTGGCTGAAGGTCGGAAGGACGAAGGATTGTCCTACGCTGGCGTAGAGGCTCTGCGTATTGTCCAGTTTGTGCAGGTACTGTGCCTGGCCGCTGAAGTTGTGGAAGTTCTGGATGCCGCCGGTGGTCCATGTTCCGCGGCCGCTCAGGGTCAGGACGTCCTTGGCCGTGAGATTTCTTTCCCAGGATCCGAAGGCGGAGATGATGTTGCGTCCGGTATCGCTCGTTTCATTTTCAAAGGTTTCCCTGACGAGGGATGTGCCGATCAGGAAGGTCTGGTCCGGATTTCCATCCCATACTTTCTGCACGTCGTAGCCGTAGGTCTTGTTCTTTTCCTGGCCGCGTACGGCCTTCGGCGCCGCGTATTTCTTGCCGGTTGAGGAATAGTAATCGGTGCCGTGGGTCTTCAGTGTGTTGTAATTGTAGAAGACGTGGCCGCTGATGCCGTCCAGGCCATGGAAATTGAACTGCAGGAAATCCTTGTCGTTTTCGTACCGGCGGATGTAGCGGGGATGGTCGTTCATGTCCTCGTAGTCCGGATCGGTGATACCGGTATAGGTGTAGGCCCAGCGGCTGGCTGATTCGTTATGGTTGTACAGAAAATCCGCATGGTCATTGAGTTTGTACGTGGCAAGGAAATCATTCTTCTCTGAGCCGAAGAAGCGCTGCTTCATTTCCACGGGGACGCGTGTCTTGTCCGGCTTGATGGAGGAGTCGGACGAGGAAACGTATCCCAGTTTCCCCCATTTATTGTACGTGTATGCGATGGAGAGGTCTCCTGCATTCGCTGTGACGGCGTATTCCTGGCGGCCTTTGTTGCCGAGGCCGACTTTCACTTCGTTCGGCAGTGTCTTCTTGGTGATAATATTGATGACGCCGCCGGTCGCCTGGCTGCCATAGAGGACAGCTCCGCCGCCGCGGACGACTTCGACGCGCTCGACAGCGCTGGTCGGAATGTTTTCCAGATTGTAATTCGTGCGCCAGTTGATCGGCGTGCCGTTGATCATGACGACGGTCCCGTTCGAAACGCCGCGGATGACGTTCTTGGTCGTCATGGACGATACGGAAGTGCCATTCGGTCCCATGCCGGCATCGATGACACCGTCGAGGTACTGCAGAGCGACCTGCAGATTGTCCGCGCCGGTCTGCTCGATCTGCTCTTCGGTGAAGGTCTGCGTCGCAGCAGGAATCTCCGCATCGGATTTCTCATACCGCGTGGCCGTGACGACGACTGGATTCAATGAATACACAGCGTCACTTGTCCCGTCCGCTGCGCAGGCGTTCCCATATGCGCCTGCCATGAATACTGAAAGTACTGCTCCCGTTAATAACTTCCCTTTATACATCAAATTTCCTCCTCAATGAATGATGATAAAAGGTTTCTCATTCCCCGATTTCCGAACCCTCCCTTTCTTTTTTAATTTATTATTATATGAATTCTTATTATTGACTCATCTATTATATACTAATAGTTCATCATTTGCACCAATATATTAAATCTTGACCTAACTTATTATTAATTGGTATCAAAGAAACAGGGCAGGCCTGCTTTTCTTTGCGTCTTTCTCAATCCGAACCTATAATAAAGGTAAGGAAATCAATACGGTCTTATCGAAAGGAGGATCATGATGAAACTTCCTGTTATTTTTGCCGGACACGGAAGCCCGATGATTGCGCTCGAGGATAACGAGCTGACAAAGGAATTCCAGAAAATCGGAGAGAGGGTCGTTTCCGAATTTGAGAAGCCAAAGGCCATCCTTTCCTTCTCCGCCCACTGGTTCACCCGCGGGACGTACGTCCAGAGCGATCCCGAACCGCGCCAGGTCTATGATATGTACGGATTCCCGAAGGAACTCTACGAAGTCCAGTACCATCCCAAAGGCTGCCAGGAACTCACCGACGACATCCTCGCCCTGCTGCCGGACATCTCCATCAACGACGACTGGGGCATCGAAGGGCCGCAGAACGCCTACGACATAGGAAAAGCCCTCGCGCCCCTGAGAGAAAAAGGATACCTGCTCCTTGGCAGCGGCAACATCGTCCATAACCTCAGAAGACTAGAATGGGACAACCCCAACGGCTCCCCGCAGGCCGACCGCTTCGACGCCTTCATCACGGGGCTCGTCAAAAAGAGAGACAACGAAAAAATCATCCACTACGAAGACAACCCCGACGCCGCCTACGCCGCCCCGACAGCCGACCACTTCCTCCCCTTACTTTATACACTAGGCGCCGCCCAGGGAGAAAAACCCGAGATCTTCAACAACGTAAGAAACACCGGATCCCTCTCCATGACAGGATATTTATTTGGATTTGGGGAGAAGTGAAGAGAGGGAATGATGATGGGAGCGGAGAGAAACCAAACAACCTCGCTGCGCTCGGGAACTGCACTCCTTCCTGTCACTCCGTGACACCCTTCCTCGCTGAGGCAGGTTTTCTCGATTCTGATGGGTAGTATCGAACGAGATTTAATACGGTTTTCATTTACGGTAAACGCATTTAAATCGCCATTGATAATAGCCGTTTTCGCCAGCACGGAAGGTTTTGACCTGCCCCAGCGGGGGAGGCGCGGTCAGCCAATCATTTAACTGTTGCTGACGAAAGGGGTGCAGTATTCATCGCATTTTAAAATATGAAAAGGTTCTACGAGCGGAGCGAGGTTTTGCGGTTTTAAAACCATACAGCCGCCTTGCAGGCTAGGAACTACATCTCATTCCCTGGCTCCGCCAGGACCTTCTCCTTCGGAGCAAGGTTAACACCCTTAAACCTCGCGTTGCTCGATAAAAACCTTAAAACCAAGGCTGCGCCTCGAGGAAAACCGGAAAACCTCGCTGACTCTCAAGGACGCCCAAGCCGCAAAAAAGGCCCAATGCATTTGCATGAGGCTCTCTTTGTATATCTCCGATTTTAAACTGCTCTGACAGCTCCCCCATCTGAGCGTCTTGCTGCTCAGTGCGGGTTACCTGCGGCGGTTTGTGGCGTGCTCGTATTCATCTTTCAACCACCGTACGTCCACGGTCAAGCCATAATTTATATCCTTCAAATCAAAATATTTATAGGACAGTAGGTGTTCTTTGTTAAACATGCTTGGAAGTTGCGGTTCGCCTGTTTGGTCTTCCTTTTCGATACGTTCCAGTAACTCGCCCGGGAACATGTCCTTTATGATACCACGCCCGGCGCCGGCGGTCACATGAGGATAATGGTTTCCTTTGCCCGGCTCCATGGGCCGCGTCCCCTTGAAGGTAATCTGGAATTCCCAATTGCAGCCGTAATCATAGATCATGGTCAGCTCGTCCCCGGGCGCAAGCTTCATTTTCTCCAGATGCACCCGGTTAGGCCGGCTTGCCTTAGGTCCATCGGGATCGAAGCGAAGCTCATACCGTTTACCCTTATAGTACAAACAGAACATGTGATCACGCCCCGTGTTAAAGACCACCATGATCGTGTACGCCAGCTGGGCCAGAGTAGACTTGGCAGAAATATCGATATCCCGCCAAATCTTATCCTCCATCTCCTTCACAGCCACGTGGAAAGAATAAAGTTCTGCCATAAAATGCACCTCCAAATACAAGAATGGGACACAAAAACAGAAACTGCATCCCCTGCCGAATTAATTACTGCTAAAAAGCCCGGGCTCAAACCACCCGATCATCATCGTTCTTCATAACTGTATACACTATAAAATAAAACAACGTCAATAGCAAACATTGACACCATTTTTTATGAAATGGAGGCGGTGGAGCGAGAATGAGCTGTCCCCGTTAGGGGAGAGTGGCGCCGGAGGCGACGAAAGGGGTTCATTACCACGAGCTACGCGAGGTTGTGTGGTGTTAAACTCGCCTTCCCAGACGGGGAAGGTGTCC harbors:
- a CDS encoding TonB-dependent receptor plug domain-containing protein, translated to MYKGKLLTGAVLSVFMAGAYGNACAADGTSDAVYSLNPVVVTATRYEKSDAEIPAATQTFTEEQIEQTGADNLQVALQYLDGVIDAGMGPNGTSVSSMTTKNVIRGVSNGTVVMINGTPINWRTNYNLENIPTSAVERVEVVRGGGAVLYGSQATGGVINIITKKTLPNEVKVGLGNKGRQEYAVTANAGDLSIAYTYNKWGKLGYVSSSDSSIKPDKTRVPVEMKQRFFGSEKNDFLATYKLNDHADFLYNHNESASRWAYTYTGITDPDYEDMNDHPRYIRRYENDKDFLQFNFHGLDGISGHVFYNYNTLKTHGTDYYSSTGKKYAAPKAVRGQEKNKTYGYDVQKVWDGNPDQTFLIGTSLVRETFENETSDTGRNIISAFGSWERNLTAKDVLTLSGRGTWTTGGIQNFHNFSGQAQYLHKLDNTQSLYASVGQSFVLPTFSQMYSREQAGGISNIIGNPDLKPQKGLHYEAGWKKEETNRQYKVALFTEKIDDNISYSGTSGRWYAINEDFKNHGIEASIRGQEDNGFTWHAGLTWQDPKSKQTTEKTSAKRYWDRSYGRILLTGGVGYEKEKWTTALNFSYLADRVQSPLAAHSHSVKPYLLTSMTVKYSPNKSSDIMLAIDNLLNRKDIVSYTTSDYYATPRNFILSYRYKF
- a CDS encoding dioxygenase family protein, translated to MMKLPVIFAGHGSPMIALEDNELTKEFQKIGERVVSEFEKPKAILSFSAHWFTRGTYVQSDPEPRQVYDMYGFPKELYEVQYHPKGCQELTDDILALLPDISINDDWGIEGPQNAYDIGKALAPLREKGYLLLGSGNIVHNLRRLEWDNPNGSPQADRFDAFITGLVKKRDNEKIIHYEDNPDAAYAAPTADHFLPLLYTLGAAQGEKPEIFNNVRNTGSLSMTGYLFGFGEK
- a CDS encoding plasmid pRiA4b ORF-3 family protein, translating into MAELYSFHVAVKEMEDKIWRDIDISAKSTLAQLAYTIMVVFNTGRDHMFCLYYKGKRYELRFDPDGPKASRPNRVHLEKMKLAPGDELTMIYDYGCNWEFQITFKGTRPMEPGKGNHYPHVTAGAGRGIIKDMFPGELLERIEKEDQTGEPQLPSMFNKEHLLSYKYFDLKDINYGLTVDVRWLKDEYEHATNRRR